The window AACACTTTTAACTAAAACTTATGATTTAGCTCAATTAGTTGCAACTGATGAAGTATTAAAGAACGATACAGTGAGCGCTCTTAAAGAAATGTCAGAACCGGTTATTGGTTCAGTTAAAACTTTAGCTGCTACTGCCATTGAAGCAAAAGATCGTGCAGAAGCTACAAACGAATCAATCGGTTTATTTGGTCTATTAAAATTATTAAAAGATCCTGAAGCACAAAAGCTTTTCCGCTTCGCTAATGCTTTTTTAGAAATCCAATCAGAACGTAAAACACAAGAATAGTTTCCTTATATTTAACTAGTATGGACGGAGGATTTATCATGGCAAAAGAAATCGTCATCTTAGGTGCAGGTTATGGTGGTTTACTAACTGCTCTAACATTACGTAAATATGTAAGTAAAGAAGAAGCGAAAGTAACAGTGGTGAATAAATACCCAACTCA is drawn from Lysinibacillus sp. SGAir0095 and contains these coding sequences:
- a CDS encoding DUF1641 domain-containing protein, which translates into the protein MSEELTQAQQSLLTGRTDLLDQLLKPEVQESLTTLVEQLPKLTEVVTLLTKTYDLAQLVATDEVLKNDTVSALKEMSEPVIGSVKTLAATAIEAKDRAEATNESIGLFGLLKLLKDPEAQKLFRFANAFLEIQSERKTQE